The DNA region TGGctcaaagagaaagcaaaagtcTTGAGGgaaaaaccatccaaatgtttattttgaaaaattaactaGAAATAAAGTAGGAAACATACAGAAAGGGGCACTGGAGATTTAGCCCTTAAATCCTGGAATAGTTCCAGGATTTCTAGATCCAGTTTTCCCCTCCTTTGCTTCCCCCAAACTGCCCACTCTTTGGAAGACAAGGAGGGACCACCACCCTGCAAGTCCCCACGAGAAAGCCTGGCTAAGCATCCCTCTCACTGCTGTCCTGAGCTGAACTCAAGGGCTGGAGAAGCTCTGACCCCTACAGCTGCTGACCCCTAATGCCAGGCTTAATGAGGCTGCTGTGAGACAGGGCTTCTCTCTGTGCTGCTCGCCGCACCTCCTTCATGTCATAGGCCCAGACTTGCTCCATCCCCTGCCCAAGGGTGCTAGTGGGGGtccaggaggggaaggggaagcgTCCAGCCACCACCCGGGCTTCGTCAGGGAGTTCTGCAAGGAGCTTGGCAGCTAGGGGAGGTTTCTGGGGAGAGAGACAGCCAGGGCCAGGTGGCCTTAGGAAACAGTCACATAGTGGCAGTGCCACCAGGAACCACAGGGCAGCTGCTTGGCACAGCTGGTGGCTCCCAAGCATGCAGCATCAACCAAAGACCCTTCCAAAATGCAGGGCTGGTACTAGCCCTGTGCACAGTTGGGACTGGAACCAAATCTGAGTGGTGCTGAGCACTGAACTGCTCGCTCACAGCAATGCCCACCACTGCTGTAGGTCTCAACATTCCACAAGACTCCCCGTTTGGCCTTACTGAGACCGATGGTGGAACGTGGACTGTAACAGGCACTTGTGACCGGGAAGAGTGCTGGGTAACCAGCACCATGGGGGATGTGGGGACAGTGCTCCCAGAGCAGCACTCCCTCGGGAAGATGTGTGGAAGAGGGTCCCAGACAGGGTCACATCTATCAGATGCAATGGGCACAGGCAGCATTGCTGGTAAACATGCTCCCATTTAGCTTTTTATTCCAGCACAAGCAACTCTGGGATTTTCTTTACCCCTGGGTTCTTACTATCTTTGCCACTGTCCCAGATCATCTCTCTTTTCTAAAAGAACCCTCCCTCAAGCTTGCTCAGGAGTTGGGGTGCCAGAGACTGACTTACCACACTGGGGGCCAGGAACACGATCACATTGTAGCAATCTGAAAGATTCaccttaaaagagaaggaaaagggggatGAAAGAAGCAACAGGCAgagggggggcggtggggggaaCTGTTCAAGTGGCCAAACGCTTTGCGAGCAATCTTCTGAAACTCAGAGGAAGCAAAGATTCCCCACAATGTGTCAGTGCGACCAGCATCTGGGTGTGAAAGCAGCACCTCTTGCAAAATTCTTTCCTCCAGCATCGTCCCAGAACCACGTTCCCCACTGGGCTTCCTCCAGTCAGGCTGCGAGTACCTGATGCCAGCTTTAGCAGCATAGCTGCTAAGGCCACTACATGTCAGCAACCCCTAAGACCTTTTCTCAAAGCTGccctgagaagcagcagccacccATGGGCTGCCCATGCCAGCGTTCCCCTTGAATCCTTTCCAGGGAATGGTTTTTCTGCCTCCTGGGAGCAGCATGGGTTGGGGAAGGAGTAGGCAACCATCAGCAAAAGCTGGCTGGAGAAGCAGACCAAGCCCTGGCCCTGCCCTAGCTACAGCCAGCACTGAGCATAGCCAGACCCTCAGGACACTGTTACCTTCCACAGAtctttcttcaggaaggaaaccTTCCCATGGTACCCAGCCTTCCAGGCCCAGTAGTTCGAGAGACACAGCAGCCATGGGTTGAGCTCATAGCCAACGGCTGGGCTGAGGCCTTGCTTATAAGCCTCTACCacctggagagagagagagttgcAACTAAAATG from Phalacrocorax aristotelis chromosome 10, bGulAri2.1, whole genome shotgun sequence includes:
- the ANTKMT gene encoding adenine nucleotide translocase lysine N-methyltransferase isoform X2; this encodes MEPGEPGEPGEPAWDRHGEGTLGGRALLELAAATGVAAWATWAALLMPGFRRVPLRLQVVEAYKQGLSPAVGYELNPWLLCLSNYWAWKAGYHGKVSFLKKDLWKVNLSDCYNVIVFLAPSVKPPLAAKLLAELPDEARVVAGRFPFPSWTPTSTLGQGMEQVWAYDMKEVRRAAQREALSHSSLIKPGIRGQQL
- the ANTKMT gene encoding adenine nucleotide translocase lysine N-methyltransferase isoform X1 is translated as MEPGEPGEPGEPAWDRHGEGTLGGRALLELAAATGVAAWATWAALLMPGFRRVPLRLQVPYQPSGPRQVANALALLRGRSGKTVDLGSGDGRLVVEAYKQGLSPAVGYELNPWLLCLSNYWAWKAGYHGKVSFLKKDLWKVNLSDCYNVIVFLAPSVKPPLAAKLLAELPDEARVVAGRFPFPSWTPTSTLGQGMEQVWAYDMKEVRRAAQREALSHSSLIKPGIRGQQL